One Amaranthus tricolor cultivar Red isolate AtriRed21 chromosome 1, ASM2621246v1, whole genome shotgun sequence DNA window includes the following coding sequences:
- the LOC130820183 gene encoding la-related protein 6C, which yields MAEEMKKNPEKEIKSVEESKKRFKFNAEAPEFIPRSYSLNSSFNYNNNNNNNNNNNNQMGLSTGYFYPCVQFLQDGGDPLLRTKSADWFYVDQSLSSSSFSSSTTSNNIVTTNNNHNHNHNHRHRRNGNNNSNNNNKDVNAVHPRNSFADDLKQNIIKQVEYLFSDLSLMANDTMAKNVSKDPEGYVPIAVIASMKKIKALITDHHLLVQALRSSSKLVVNKDNKKVKRKSPFTENYKDELQCRTVMVENLPDDHSYQNLEKIFSVVGSVKAIRLCHPSEANPSRAKSESVTSNKLHALVEYENSETAEKAAEKLNDERTWRKGMRVRVMLRRSPKSVLKSKKSDFDMFTDDEEPIYYDSPKETSPHSDGPEVIADNNGEESPSSSRKASGRGRVKTKGRAQNHNDHGLHSSPTHSIGALQFDTSLTKNIINKGPRMPDGTRGFTMGRGKPISTPSTPSTLTG from the exons ATGGCTGAAGAAATGAAAAAGAACccagaaaaagaaataaaaagtgTAGAAGAGAGCa AAAAAAGGTTTAAATTTAATGCAGAAGCGCCAGAATTTATACCTAGATCATATAGTCTTAATAGtagttttaattataataataataataataataataataataataataatcaaatggGTTTATCAACGGGTTATTTTTACCCTTGTGTGCAATTTTTACAAGATGGAGGAGATCCTCTTCTTAGAACTAAGTCCGCAGATTGGTTTTATGTTGATCAATCTCTCTCTTCTTCGTCTTTTAGTAGTAGTACTACTAGTAATAATATAGTGACAAcgaataataatcataatcataatcataatcatcgTCATCGTCGTaatggtaataataatagtaataataataataaggatgTTAATGCAGTTCATCCACGAAACTCGTTCGCTGATGATCTCaaacaaaatatcatcaaacag GTAGAATACCTATTCAGTGACTTGAGTTTGATGGCAAATGATACAATGGCCAAAAATGTCAGTAAAGATCCTGAAGGTTATG TTCCTATTGCTGTCATTGCATCTATGAAGAAGATTAAAGCTTTGATTACTGATCACCATTTGCTCGTCCAAGCACTTCGCTCTTCTTCGAAACTT GTTGTCAATAAGGATAATAAGAAGGTCAAAAGAAAGAGCCCTTTTACAGAGAATTACAAAGATGAACTCCAG TGTCGTACTGTAATGGTGGAGAATTTGCCTGATGATCATTCTTACCAGAACCTTGAGAAAATCTTTAGTGTAGTTGGCAG TGTGAAGGCCATTAGGTTATGCCACCCCTCAGAAGCTAATCCTTCTCGTGCCAAAAGTGAATCTGTTACTTCTAATAAG CTTCATGCACTTGTGGAGTATGAGAATTCTGAAACTGCTGAGAAAGCG GCTGAAAAGTTGAATGATGAGAGGACATGGAGGAAAGGGATGCGAGTTAGGGTCATGCTAAGACGCTCG CCAAAGTCTGTTTTAAAGAGCAAGAAATCTGATTTTGATATGTTTACTGATGATGAAGAACCGATATATTATGATTCACCCAAAGAAACATCCCCTCATTCAGATGGTCCAGAAGTAATTGCAGATAACAAT GGTGAAGAATCTCCAAGTTCATCAAGAAAAGCATCAGGACGTGGGCGTGTTAAGACCAAAGGACGTGCTCAAAATCACAATGACCATGGCTTACATTCTTCTCCCACACACTCAATAGGTGCCTTGCAGTTTGATACATCACTGACCAAGAACATCATCAATAAGGGGCCTCGAATGCCTGATGGCACTCGAGGCTTCACCATGGGACGCGGAAAACCAATTTCAACTCCATCTACTCCAAGCACACTTACAGGGTGA
- the LOC130813022 gene encoding transcription factor HHO6-like — protein MGLVCPELTLDLKPSYVPETINGFLREVSIINDPSERSRRFDEFLKRLEDEMKKIKVFKRELPLCMLLLEEAILHLKQESKQYKTRVTHQLVSEEFVPSNKDSIRGENTQSNKTNEEDSGREMKNWMRSFQLWVDDQPSKSSVTTHMSCNQNQNNNLSAESKMVDEKRNPIVGSDVFDPSRFRTESKGLIPLVHSYPTTIPDMRRKVENKEDGNVTGLSLLVSGMIKHPEENSIFRGFDPKLGGTQNSSSPSPASGGRSSQQQISARKQRRCWSPELHRRFVDALTELGGAQVATPKQIRELMRVDGLTNDEVKSHLQKYRLHTRRVPNDSGKKNGQASSNSWSAQDQYSESLKPSNSPSSSPEGPLQFPGLTGGTSTTGGDSMEDDDDEKSEIFSYVHRSGNEDV, from the exons ATGGGTTTGGTATGTCCTGAGTTAACTTTAGATTTGAAACCAAGCTATGTTCCTGAAAcaattaatgggtttttaagagaaGTCTCCATAATCAATGATCCATCTGAGAGATCAAGAAGATTTGATGAATTCCTTAAGCGATTGGAAGATGAAATGaagaaaattaaagtttttaaacGAGAACTGCCTCTTTGCATGCTTCTATTGGAAGAag CAATCTTACATTTAAAGCAAGAATCAAAACAATACAAAACAAGAGTTACTCATCAACTAGTTTCAGAGGAGTTTGTCCCATCGAATAAGGATTCAATTCGTGGTGAAAATACCCAATCGAACAAGACAAATGAGGAAGATTCTGGAAGAGAAATGAAGAATTGGATGAGATCATTTCAGTTATGGGTTGATGATCAACCCAGTAAGAGTAGTGTAACAACTCATATGAGTTGCAATCAGAATCAAAACAATAACCTTTCTGCAGAATCTAAAATG gttgatgagaaaagaaatcCAATTGTGGGAAGTGATGTGTTTGATCCTAGTAGATTTAGGACAGAATCAAAAGGGTTGATTCCCTTAGTTCATAGTTACCCTACTACTATCCCTGATATGAGAAGGAAAGTAGAAAATAAGGAAGATGGAAATGTTACAGGACTTAGTTTACTGGTTTCTGGAATGATCAAACATCCTGAGGAGAACTCTATTTTCAGGGGTTTTGATCCTAAACTAGGTGGGACCCAGAATTCAAGCTCTCCGTCTCCGGCTTCCGGTGGACGATCCTCTCAGCAGCAGATATCTGCTCGGAAGCAGAGGAGATGCTGGTCACCTGAATTGCACCGACGATTCGTTGATGCCTTGACAGAACTTGGTGGTGCTCAAG TTGCAACCCCGAAACAAATTCGTGAATTGATGCGGGTGGATGGACTTACAAATGATGAAGTAAAGAGTCATTTGCAA AAATATAGACTTCATACCAGACGAGTACCGAATGATTCAGGCAAAAAAAACGGACAAGCTTCGAGTAATTCGTGGTCTGCTCAAGATCAGTACAGTGAATCCTTGAAACCAAGTAACTCCCCATCTTCCTCGCCTGAGGGTCCCCTTCAGTTCCCAGGGCTTACAGGTGGTACCTCTACCACTGGGGGTGATAGCATGGAAGATGACGATGATGAGAAATCGGAAATCTTTAGCTATGTTCACCGATCAGGAAACGAAGATGTATAG